A genomic segment from Curtobacterium sp. MCSS17_007 encodes:
- the tig gene encoding trigger factor: protein MATSTVDKVSDTRVKLTVNVTPEDLKPSIDHAYKHIAEQINIPGFRKGKVPPAIVDQRVGRGEVLNHAVGDAIDTFYRQAVEEQELRILGRAEADVAELPNVKDFSGDLVLTFEVDVRPEFDLPAYDQYELTVDAVEVSDDEVEEELQNLRTRFGTLVTVDRPAKTGDFAQIDLTATIGDDEVDSATGVSYEIGSGDLLEGIDEALESLTAGESTTFESTLVGGDREGETAQIAVTVTAVKERELPEADDEFAQIASQFDTIDELKADLKEQIAKSKTFGQGAAARDKLVEKLIEDVDIPISEQLIEDEVHRHLEQENRLEDDEHRKEVSESSEKAFRSQLLLDAIAEKEEIQVSQEELTQYLIQAAAQYGMEPAEFIKVIDQNGQIPGMVGEVARSKAVATVLSKVTVKDTNGDVVDLSAFTAGVAQESADDESADADEVTEADAK, encoded by the coding sequence TTGGCCACCAGCACCGTCGACAAGGTGAGCGACACCCGCGTCAAGCTCACCGTGAACGTGACGCCGGAAGATCTCAAGCCGAGCATCGACCACGCCTACAAGCACATCGCCGAGCAGATCAACATCCCCGGCTTCCGCAAGGGCAAGGTCCCGCCGGCGATCGTCGACCAGCGCGTCGGCCGCGGCGAGGTCCTGAACCACGCCGTCGGTGACGCCATCGACACCTTCTACCGCCAGGCGGTGGAGGAGCAGGAGCTGCGCATCCTCGGTCGCGCCGAGGCCGACGTCGCCGAGCTCCCGAACGTCAAGGACTTCTCGGGTGACCTCGTCCTCACCTTCGAGGTCGACGTCCGTCCCGAGTTCGACCTGCCCGCGTACGACCAGTACGAGCTCACGGTCGACGCCGTCGAGGTCTCCGACGACGAGGTCGAGGAGGAGCTGCAGAACCTGCGCACCCGCTTCGGCACGCTCGTGACGGTCGACCGTCCGGCCAAGACCGGCGACTTCGCCCAGATCGACCTGACCGCCACCATCGGTGACGACGAGGTCGACTCGGCCACCGGCGTCTCCTACGAGATCGGCTCGGGCGACCTGCTCGAGGGCATCGACGAGGCGCTCGAGTCGCTCACCGCGGGTGAGTCGACCACGTTCGAGTCCACGCTCGTCGGTGGCGACCGCGAGGGCGAGACCGCGCAGATCGCCGTGACCGTCACCGCCGTCAAGGAGCGCGAGCTCCCCGAGGCCGACGACGAGTTCGCGCAGATCGCCAGCCAGTTCGACACCATCGACGAGCTCAAGGCGGACCTCAAGGAGCAGATCGCGAAGTCCAAGACCTTCGGTCAGGGCGCCGCGGCGCGCGACAAGCTCGTCGAGAAGCTCATCGAGGACGTGGACATCCCGATCTCGGAGCAGCTCATCGAGGACGAGGTGCACCGTCACCTCGAGCAGGAGAACCGCCTCGAGGACGACGAGCACCGCAAGGAGGTCTCCGAGTCCAGCGAGAAGGCCTTCCGCTCGCAGCTGCTCCTCGACGCCATCGCCGAGAAGGAGGAGATCCAGGTCTCCCAGGAGGAACTCACGCAGTACCTCATCCAGGCTGCGGCGCAGTACGGCATGGAGCCGGCCGAGTTCATCAAGGTCATCGACCAGAACGGCCAGATCCCCGGCATGGTCGGCGAGGTCGCCCGCTCGAAGGCGGTCGCGACCGTCCTGTCGAAGGTGACCGTCAAGGACACCAACGGCGACGTCGTCGACCTCTCCGCCTTCACCGCCGGTGTGGCGCAGGAGTCGGCTGACGACGAGTCGGCCGACGCCGACGAGGTCACCGAGGCCGACGCGAAGTAA
- a CDS encoding ATP-dependent Clp protease proteolytic subunit, whose amino-acid sequence MAEATLNPSVFDRLLRDRIVWLGSEVRDENSNEIAAKLLMLAAEDPEKDIYLYINSPGGSITAGMAIYDTMQFVPNDIVTVGIGLAASMGQFLLSSGTPGKRYITPNARVLLHQPSGGFGGTAADIQTQAKVILDMKQRMAELTAEQTGKSIEQILKDNDRDNWFTAQEALEYGFVDHLRASSNEVVGGGGTVGDGETPTPAAEPESN is encoded by the coding sequence ATGGCCGAAGCGACACTGAACCCCAGTGTTTTTGACCGCCTTCTGAGAGACCGGATCGTGTGGCTCGGCTCTGAGGTCCGCGACGAGAACTCGAACGAGATCGCAGCGAAGCTGCTGATGCTCGCCGCCGAGGACCCTGAGAAGGACATCTACCTCTACATCAACTCGCCCGGTGGCTCGATCACCGCGGGCATGGCGATCTACGACACGATGCAGTTCGTGCCGAACGACATCGTCACCGTGGGCATCGGCCTCGCCGCCTCGATGGGGCAGTTCCTGCTCTCGTCGGGCACCCCGGGCAAGCGCTACATCACCCCGAACGCCCGCGTGCTCCTGCACCAGCCGTCCGGTGGCTTCGGCGGCACCGCTGCCGACATCCAGACGCAGGCCAAGGTCATCCTCGACATGAAGCAGCGGATGGCGGAGCTCACGGCCGAGCAGACCGGCAAGTCGATCGAGCAGATCCTCAAGGACAACGACCGCGACAACTGGTTCACGGCGCAGGAAGCCCTGGAGTACGGCTTCGTCGACCACCTCCGCGCGTCCTCGAACGAGGTCGTCGGCGGCGGCGGCACCGTGGGCGACGGCGAGACGCCGACCCCGGCCGCCGAGCCCGAGTCCAACTGA
- a CDS encoding ATP-dependent Clp protease proteolytic subunit, with the protein MHLPMLGGAQNVPAPSDRYILPSFEERTAYGFKRQDPYAKLFEDRIVFLGVQVDDASADDVMAQLLVLESMDPDRDIVMYINSPGGSFTAMTAIYDTMQYIRPQIQTVCLGQAASAASVLLAAGTPGKRLALPNARVLIHQPATQQGGGQASDIEIQAAEILRMRTWLEETLSKHSNRTPEQVNNDIERDKIMSAEEALEYGLIDQVLTSRKNLPALVK; encoded by the coding sequence ATGCACCTCCCCATGCTCGGTGGCGCGCAGAACGTCCCGGCTCCGTCCGATCGCTACATCCTCCCCAGCTTCGAGGAGCGCACGGCCTACGGCTTCAAGCGCCAGGACCCGTACGCGAAGCTCTTCGAGGACCGCATCGTGTTCCTCGGTGTCCAGGTCGACGACGCGTCCGCCGACGACGTCATGGCCCAGCTGCTCGTGCTCGAGTCGATGGACCCGGACCGCGACATCGTGATGTACATCAACTCGCCCGGTGGCTCGTTCACCGCGATGACGGCGATCTACGACACGATGCAGTACATCCGCCCGCAGATCCAGACGGTCTGCCTCGGCCAGGCCGCCTCGGCCGCGTCGGTGCTCCTCGCTGCCGGTACCCCCGGCAAGCGTCTGGCGCTCCCGAACGCCCGCGTGCTCATCCACCAGCCCGCGACCCAGCAGGGTGGCGGTCAGGCGTCGGACATCGAGATCCAGGCGGCGGAGATCCTCCGCATGCGCACCTGGCTCGAGGAGACGCTGTCGAAGCACTCGAACCGCACCCCGGAGCAGGTCAACAACGACATCGAGCGCGACAAGATCATGTCCGCCGAAGAGGCGCTCGAGTACGGCCTGATCGACCAGGTCCTCACGAGCCGCAAGAACCTGCCGGCGCTCGTCAAGTAG
- a CDS encoding copper resistance CopC family protein, which yields MAATAATLAVAGGAVLGLAAPASAHNYLVSSTPAVGGTLTELPDRFDITTNDRLLAIGGSDSGFAFRVIGPDGRYHEDGCVSVDGPSMTTKAALGDSGKYEVEWQIVSADGHTVSDSYDFTWKAPAGFSPDRGTATPATCADGGGTGSTSAPDAAAGDTDGDSSATDALFIGAGGIVLAGVVVAVLLLLRRRPAAPATDDHDED from the coding sequence GTGGCCGCGACCGCCGCGACCCTCGCCGTCGCGGGCGGTGCGGTCCTCGGGCTCGCCGCCCCCGCCAGCGCGCACAACTACCTGGTGTCGTCGACCCCCGCGGTCGGTGGCACGCTCACGGAGCTCCCCGACCGCTTCGACATCACCACGAACGACCGCCTGCTGGCGATCGGCGGGTCCGACTCGGGCTTCGCCTTCCGGGTCATCGGCCCCGACGGGCGCTACCACGAGGACGGCTGCGTCTCCGTGGACGGCCCGTCGATGACCACGAAGGCCGCCCTCGGCGACTCCGGGAAGTACGAGGTCGAGTGGCAGATCGTCTCCGCCGACGGACACACCGTGTCCGACTCGTACGACTTCACGTGGAAGGCTCCGGCGGGCTTCTCCCCCGACCGCGGCACCGCGACACCGGCGACCTGCGCCGACGGTGGCGGGACCGGGTCGACCAGCGCACCCGACGCCGCAGCGGGTGACACCGACGGCGACTCGAGCGCCACGGACGCCCTGTTCATCGGCGCCGGCGGCATCGTCCTCGCCGGCGTCGTCGTGGCCGTCCTGCTGCTGCTCCGTCGCCGCCCCGCTGCCCCGGCAACCGACGACCACGACGAGGACTGA
- a CDS encoding YcnI family protein, producing MTKRLALLGTGTLGVTAAIVLGTAAAASAHVEADVTSTAANSYTTATFSVPHGCDGSPTTKLVFQVPESVVEVTPTVNPNWTITKATEPYTAPSSSTASDEESEAGAERVTSITYTAKTPLPADERDTFSLSFSLPDGKPGDRVSFPVVQTCEQGSTDWDQVQESGESEPEHPAPSIVLTASSSSGDDDDATTATASDTSSTTSAQPDLVGRFLGLGGLVVGAVGLVVAVAATRRRDAAK from the coding sequence ATGACGAAGCGCCTCGCCCTCCTCGGCACCGGAACCCTCGGCGTCACCGCCGCGATCGTCCTCGGCACCGCGGCGGCCGCCAGCGCACACGTCGAGGCCGACGTGACCTCGACCGCCGCGAACTCGTACACGACGGCGACCTTCTCGGTGCCGCACGGCTGCGACGGCTCCCCCACCACGAAGCTCGTCTTCCAGGTGCCCGAGTCCGTCGTCGAGGTCACCCCGACGGTCAACCCGAACTGGACGATCACGAAGGCCACCGAGCCCTACACCGCTCCGTCGAGCAGCACCGCGAGCGACGAGGAGTCCGAGGCCGGCGCCGAGCGCGTCACGAGCATCACGTACACGGCGAAGACCCCGCTCCCCGCGGACGAGCGCGACACCTTCTCGCTCTCGTTCTCGCTGCCGGACGGCAAGCCCGGTGACCGGGTCTCCTTCCCGGTGGTGCAGACCTGCGAGCAGGGATCGACCGACTGGGACCAGGTCCAGGAGAGCGGCGAGTCGGAGCCGGAGCACCCCGCCCCCTCGATCGTCCTGACCGCCAGCTCGTCGAGCGGTGACGACGACGACGCCACCACCGCGACCGCGAGCGACACCAGCAGCACGACGTCCGCGCAGCCCGACCTGGTCGGTCGCTTCCTCGGCCTCGGCGGCCTGGTGGTCGGAGCGGTCGGCCTGGTCGTCGCCGTCGCAGCCACCCGCCGTCGGGACGCCGCGAAGTGA